A stretch of the Teredinibacter haidensis genome encodes the following:
- a CDS encoding DUF4213 domain-containing protein, translating to MTFGKTDSIYQHIAAAENRETSIIDRLSIGLTWTTCRTITNGNQQLGLAMSP from the coding sequence ATGACTTTTGGCAAGACAGATAGCATCTACCAGCACATTGCCGCGGCAGAAAACAGAGAAACCTCTATTATTGATCGTTTGAGTATTGGCCTGACTTGGACTACCTGCCGAACGATTACAAACGGCAACCAACAACTAGGCCTAGCTATGAGCCCATGA